CCGGCGTACCGGCCGGACAGGGCGCGTCGTCGTACCTGCAGCGGGATCTCGAACGCACCGGGCACGTGGACGACGTCCACGGCGTAACCGCGCTGCTCGAGCTCGGTGGTGAACGTGGTGACGGCGACGTCGACGATGTCGGCGTGCCAGCGGGCCGCGACGATGGCGACGCGGGGGGCGGTGGGTGACATGGGCTCTCCTCTTCGCGTGTCACCCAGGGCGTGACGACGCGCGCGAGGCCCGTCGCGTTCTCTTCCATCCGGACTGTGACCGTCGGCTCCGGAGTCGCACCGGATCTGCTGACCCGCCCCGGTCGTGACCGGGCCGGCGCTCGCGGGCTCGGTCGCCCCGGATCGGCCGGGACGCCCTCACCGCCGGTGGGGAGTTCCACCCCGCCCTGAGAACGTACGGCGTCAGACTACTGGCCCCGCGCCGCGTGCCGGTCGCGTGCCCGCCTGATGCCCACGAGCCCCGCCGCCACGAACGGCACCGGTGCCAGCGCGGCGACCAGGCCGCCCTGGCGGCCCACCGTCCGGATGGAGGCGGCGCCGACCACCACGTCGGTCAGGTCGCTGGCCAGCGCCGTCGTCGCCCAGCGGGTGAGGTCGGCGTCGGGTGCGAGCACGGTGCCGGCTCCGAGCACCAGGTCGCGGACCCCGATCGTGCGCAGCAACAGCTGGAACGACGGGTCGTCGTTGCGGCCGACCAGCCGCGGCGCGGCCAGCATCGTGACGCCCACCGCCATCCGTAGGGCGCCGAGGCCACGGGCCACGCTGGTGTCCGCCATGGCAGCAGGCTAGGACACGCCCCTGGTGGTGACCTCGGGAGTCGTCCGGGCCGCGGCGTGGGCACGCGGCCCCAGAAGTCTGGGGAGCGCGCACCACCGGAGGATCTGGGGCACCGGAGAACCCGCCCGCTTGGGATGGTCGGCGTACCGGCGCGACGGACAGCATCTCGTGCCATGACATCCGCCACCTCCCCGACACCTGCGACGACCGCGACCCCACCGCTCGCCCGGACCGCCGCCGACCGGACGCTCAGCATCGCCGTCGCCTGCGTGGCGACCGTGATGCTGATGCTGGACGTCAGCGTGGTCAACACCGCACTCGACGACATCGCGGCCGGCCTCGGGGCCAGCCTGTCCGGGCTGCAGTGGGTGATCGACGCCTACACCCTGCCGCTGGCGGCCGTCGTCCTGTCCGCCGGCTCGATCGCCGACCGTGTCGGCCGCAAGCAGGTCTTCCTCGGCGGCATGGTGCTGTTCACGGCCGCGTCCGCCGCCTGCGCCGTCTCACCGGGCATCGGCACCCTCGTCGCGGCCCGTGCCGTCCAGGGCATCGGCGCGGCGGTGCTGTTCGCCACCGCCCTCGCCCTGATCTCCGAGGTGACCCCGACGGCTGAGGAACGCGCCAGGGCGCTCGGCGTGTACGGCGCGTCGATCGGAGCCGCCTTCGCGATCGGCCCGTTCGTCGGCGGGGTGCTGACCGACGCCATCGGCTGGCGGGCGATCTTCTGGTGCAACGTGCCGATCGGCCTGCTCGCCCTCGCCCTGGCCCGCCGGGTGCAGGAGAGCCGGGACCCGCAGGCGCGGCGGCTCGACGTACCAGGTCAGCTGGCCCTCGTCGCCGGGCTGTTCCTCCTCGTGCTCGCCCTGCTGCGGGGCAACGAGGACGGCTGGGGCAGCGGCCTGGTCGCGGGGTCGCTGGCCGGCGCCGCGGTCGCCCTCGGGGCGCTGGTCGTCATCGAGCACCGCTCGCGGGCGCCGATGCTCCCGCTGCGGCACTTCCGGCAACCGGCCTTCAGCGCACCGCAGGTGCTGGTGTTCGGCATCTCGGCGTCGTTCTTCGCCGGCTTCCTCTACCTCACGCTCTACCTCCAGGGGGTCGTCGGTCTGAGCCCGTTGCAGACCGGGCTCGCGTACCTGCCCGGCACCGCGCTCGTCTTCGTCGTCTCCGGCACGACGGCCGGGCTGATGACCCGGTTCGCCCCTGCCGCCCTGGCCGTCGTCGGTCTGCTGCTCGTCGCTGCCGGGATGGCGGTCTTCGCCTGGACCACGCACGCGGACTCCGGCTGGGCCTCGATCCTGCCCGGCTTCCTGCTCGCCAGCGTCGGCACCGGGCTGTTCAACCCCTCCGGCAGCGCCCTCGCCCTCGCCGCCCTCCCGCCCGAGCAGAGCGGGCTCGCCGCCGGCGCGAACGACACCTTCCGGCAGACCGGTCTGGCCGTCGGCGTCGCCTGGCTCGGCACCTTCGTCCCCGCCGCCGGGCCGTACGGCGCCGACGCCGCCGGGTTCGTCGACGGGCTGCACCACGCGGTGCTCGCGGGCGCGGTCGTCGCGCTCGGGTGCGCGGTGGTGGGCGGCGTGCTAC
This genomic interval from Nocardioides kongjuensis contains the following:
- a CDS encoding MFS transporter; the protein is MTSATSPTPATTATPPLARTAADRTLSIAVACVATVMLMLDVSVVNTALDDIAAGLGASLSGLQWVIDAYTLPLAAVVLSAGSIADRVGRKQVFLGGMVLFTAASAACAVSPGIGTLVAARAVQGIGAAVLFATALALISEVTPTAEERARALGVYGASIGAAFAIGPFVGGVLTDAIGWRAIFWCNVPIGLLALALARRVQESRDPQARRLDVPGQLALVAGLFLLVLALLRGNEDGWGSGLVAGSLAGAAVALGALVVIEHRSRAPMLPLRHFRQPAFSAPQVLVFGISASFFAGFLYLTLYLQGVVGLSPLQTGLAYLPGTALVFVVSGTTAGLMTRFAPAALAVVGLLLVAAGMAVFAWTTHADSGWASILPGFLLASVGTGLFNPSGSALALAALPPEQSGLAAGANDTFRQTGLAVGVAWLGTFVPAAGPYGADAAGFVDGLHHAVLAGAVVALGCAVVGGVLLRAGHGRGGAVEGHSR